Proteins encoded in a region of the Mixophyes fleayi isolate aMixFle1 chromosome 5, aMixFle1.hap1, whole genome shotgun sequence genome:
- the LOC142159474 gene encoding protein FAM200C-like, with the protein MTSNRKRIYQEEFLDYGFTEIDDKGIMKPQCVVCLKVLTAESFKKSQLKKHLDNLHPHLSSKPREYFANLEMSVKRQRLDSNLRGTFNQHSASKASFEVAWLIARNKKPYTIGEELVKPAALKMAEIMCGQYQAKKLNSVPLSARVVKGRISILAENVRQEVITSIKESKYFAIKLDETTDVSSNSQLMVYVRYKGLRLIEEELLLCSPLDLRSRGIDIFNKVNEYFNGVNLKWEDCVAVSVDGAPAMLGHVNGFSALVREKNPKVEVNHCIIHRQALLVKHLEPALEAVMHDVIKIVNLIKGHALNTRLFRELCKDGEAEYTDLLYHTEVRWLSRGNVLNRVWALKTEVEFFLVDQKHVLAEKFTNSTWVAHLAYLADMFEHVNVLDKELQGKNINIISAREKISAFGSKLLYWRQKAEQKKIAAFSKLALFLEDCENITFEDIKDTVIRHLTKLKERFSDYFPDLDSHAVEVDDSDIGARAVLFQTQEKEKEQKRHSSP; encoded by the exons ATGACATCAAATAGAAAACGAATATACCAGGAAGAGTTCCTTGATTATGGGTTTACTGAAATTGACGACAAAGGAATAATGAAACCACAGTGTGTTGTTTGTTTAAAAGTACTGACTGCAGAATCTTTCAAAAAGAGTCAATTGAAGAAGCACTTGGATAATTTGCACCCACATCTGAGTTCAAAACCGCGGGAATATTTCGCAAATTTGGAAATGTCTGTCAAAAGACAAAGACTGGACAGCAACTTGAGAGGTACATTCAATCAACATTCAGCATCAAAGGCTAGCTTTGAAGTGGCCTGGTTGATTGCTCGGAACAAAAAACCGTATACTATTGGTGAAGAATTGGTTAAACCAGCAGCTTTGAAAATGGCAGAGATTATGTGTGGTCAATATCAAGCCAAGAAACTAAATTCAGTGCCCTTGTCTGCAAGAGTTGTTAAAGGAAGAATTTCTATTTTAGCAGAAAATGTGAGGCAAGAAGTTATTACCTCAATAAAAGAGAGTAAATACTTTGCTATTAAGCTTGATGAGACTACAGATGTTAGTAGTAATTCGCAGCTGATGGTATATGTCCGCTACAAAGGTTTACGTCTCATTGAAGAGGAATTGTTGTTGTGTTCGCCTCTCGACTTGCGATCTCGTGGGATTGATATCTTCAATAAAGTTAATGAATACTTTAATGGCGTCAATTTAAAGTGGGAAGACTGCGTTGCTGTGTCTGTTGATGGAGCTCCAGCTATGTTGGGTCATGTTAATGGTTTTTCGGCTTTGGTGAGAGAGAAAAATCCAAAAGTTGAAGTAAACCACTGTATTATCCATCGCCAGGCACTGCTTGTGAAACATTTGGAACCTGCACTGGAAGCCGTCATGCATGATGTTATCAAGATTGTCAATCTTATCAAAGGACATGCACTAAACACGCGATTATTTCGTGAATTATGTAAAGATGGTGAGGCTGAATATACAGACCTACTTTATCATACAGAAGTGAGGTGGCTCTCACGTGGAAATGTTCTGAACCGAGTGTGGGCTCTCAAAACTGAAGTTGAATTTTTTTTGGTTGATCAAAAGCATGTTCTCGCAGAGAAGTTTACAAACTCCACGTGGGTTGCACATCTCGCATATTTAGCTGATATGTTTGAACATGTTAATGTATTGGACAAAGAATTGCaaggaaaaaacataaatataatttcagccagagaaaagattTCTGCATTTGGATCAAAGCTTTTATATTGGAGACAGAAAGCTGAACAGAAAAAGATAGCTGCCTTTTCAAAGTTAGCTTTGTTCTTGGAAGATTgtgaaaatattacttttgaagACATCAAGGATACAGTTATAAGGCATCTTACCAAACTCAAAGAGCGGTTCTCTGATTACTTTCCAGATCTTGATTCACATGCTGtag AGGTGGACGACTCTGACATAGGAGCCAGAGCTGTTCTTTTTCAAACTcaagaaaaggaaaaagaacaaaagaggcactccagtccctag